The nucleotide sequence CTAATATCGATGTTAAAAAAAATCTTACCGATCCAGACTCCACTTGGAATTGACCCAAGTAAATAAGCTAAAAGTAACAATAAAATAATTTCGTATGTATTATTATCCACCGTAAAACCCCATTAAATGTTAGTTTGTTCATTTCACAAGCAAGGATTATTTTAGCATCTTTCGTGGGTTTAGCCAATAAAATTCGTTTTCAAAGCCGAGCTTTTAAGGTATTATGAAATAGATTGCAAGTAAAGGAGTCAGAATAAATGTCAAAGCAGAGTCAGAATTACGATGATTCCTCCATTCAAATATTAGAGGGGCTGGACGCCGTTCGTAAACGTCCAGGTATGTATATCGGATCAACGGATTCTAGGGGACTTCATCACCTTGTCTATGAAATTGTGGACAATGCAGTAGATGAAGTTTTAGCAGGATTCGGTAAAGAGATAAATGTCATCATTCACAAAGATAATAGTGTTACTGTAGTTGACCATGGTAGAGGTATGCCAGTTGGAATGCACAGTTCTGGTAAACCAACAGTTGAGGTCATTTTTACCCAACTACACGCAGGTGGAAAGTTTGGCCAGGGTGGGTACAAAACCTCCGGTGGTCTTCATGGTGTGGGAGCTAGTGTTGTAAACGCACTATCCACTTATGTGAAGGTCGATATTGTTCGTGATGGCTATAAATACGAGGAGACCTTTGAAAACGGGGGTCATCCAACTAAGCCATTTAAAAAGATTGGTAAGACTAGAGAGTCATCTGGAACCACAGTGACCTTTAAGCCAGATCCACAAGTGTTCACCAGTACCGTTTATAATTTCGGAACGCTGTCTGAAAGAATGCGTGAGGCTGCCTTCCTGCTTAAGGGAACAAAAATTACGCTTACAGATGAACGAACTGACCCACAAACAGAAGAAAGCTATCACTATGAAGAAGGAATCAAGGAGTTTGTTAACTATCTGAATGAGGATAAACATACGTTAGGTGAGGTAATGTACTTTGACGGTTCCCGTGAGGGAGTTGAAGTTGAGGTTGCCGCTCAATATAACGATGGTTATTCTGAGACGCTATTGTCGTTCGTAAACAATGTGCGTACTAAAGATGGTGGAACCCATGAATCTGGTTTAAAGAACGCCTGGACTAAAGCTTTTAATGATTATGCGCGAAAAGTAAACCTACTAAAAGATAAGGATAAAAACCTTGACGGCTCTGATGTTCGTGAAGGCTTATCTGCTGTGATTTCACTTCGAGTTCCAGAAGAATTACTTCAATTCGAAGGCCAGACAAAAGAAAAGCTCGGTACCCCAGAAGCACGTTCCATTGTTGATAGCGTAGTTTCTGAACAGTTAGGTTACTACTTGATGGAAAATGGCGAGTTTGCTCAAACACTAGTTCATAAGGCATTAAGAGCTCGCCAAGCAAGACAAGCCGCTAGAAAAGCTCGTGATGAGAGTCGAAACGGCAAGCATAAGAAGAAGCAAGAGCGATTA is from Lentilactobacillus curieae and encodes:
- the parE gene encoding DNA topoisomerase IV subunit B — its product is MSKQSQNYDDSSIQILEGLDAVRKRPGMYIGSTDSRGLHHLVYEIVDNAVDEVLAGFGKEINVIIHKDNSVTVVDHGRGMPVGMHSSGKPTVEVIFTQLHAGGKFGQGGYKTSGGLHGVGASVVNALSTYVKVDIVRDGYKYEETFENGGHPTKPFKKIGKTRESSGTTVTFKPDPQVFTSTVYNFGTLSERMREAAFLLKGTKITLTDERTDPQTEESYHYEEGIKEFVNYLNEDKHTLGEVMYFDGSREGVEVEVAAQYNDGYSETLLSFVNNVRTKDGGTHESGLKNAWTKAFNDYARKVNLLKDKDKNLDGSDVREGLSAVISLRVPEELLQFEGQTKEKLGTPEARSIVDSVVSEQLGYYLMENGEFAQTLVHKALRARQARQAARKARDESRNGKHKKKQERLLSGKLTPAQSKDYSKNELFLVEGDSAGGSAKQGRDRRYQAILPLRGKVLNTERAKLEDIMKNEEINTMIYTIGAGVGADFELKDANYDKIIIMTDADDDGAHIQILLLTFFYKYMRPMIEDGRVFIALPPLYRLQKGSGKKMRTQYAWTNEELDVLSKDFGKGYSLQRYKGLGEMNADQLWETTMDPESRTLIRVRIEDAALAERRVTTLMGDKVEPRRRWIESNVKFTLEEDGSILDNTSNQ